Proteins encoded in a region of the Ziziphus jujuba cultivar Dongzao chromosome 3, ASM3175591v1 genome:
- the LOC132803194 gene encoding uncharacterized protein LOC132803194, protein MKELKLEQTKVTISFRGSKLRERDREDDRKRRESSERMGCCRRLPWRFPGASTASPVTRAHSDEAHIMGCQSVWSVQLGCAGTRRIRLERERRLPPLPPLDRGASPPDRPPNLADKLTGGWAMSMARASEQWILNYKRDFPPVDYSLKVNSYTLLSESETEKYDTKVFEAGGHKWRLSFYPNGDLKNNGNGYISLYLEIVETNTYALNWEVTANFKFLVYDQMEDNYLTIQVANGVVRRFHAMKKEWGIAQLLPLETFKNPSLGYLVNDSCVFGVDVGVVNCSGNWESISMTKQPKKGTYTWKIENFCSLNKPFCSEVFNVEGLNWKLLIHPNGDSSHHGVKNKSFSFYLELVDWGSRQMKKAVYAEYNLKVLHQVDDDQHVERKVSHWFKDDILNWGFAWFMPLKNLRDESKGSL, encoded by the exons ATGAAGGAGCTCAAATTGGAGCAAACGAAGGTCACCATTAGCTTTAGAGGATCCAAATTAAGGGAAAGGGACCGAGAAGATgatcggaaacggcgagaatccaGTGAACGGATGGGCTGCTGCCGCCGGCTTCCATGGCGGTTTCCCGGTGCGTCAACAGCTTCCCCGGTGACCAGAGCACACTCCGACGAAGCTCACATAATGGGCTGCCAGTCAGTGTGGTCGGTGCAGCTTGGGTGCGCCGGAACACGGCGGATTCGgctggagagagagagacggctgCCGCCGCTTCCACCACTCGATCGGGGTGCGTCACCACCTGATCGGCCACCAAATTTAGCAGACAAGCTCACCGGCGGCTGGGCTATGTCTATGGCCCGGGCGTCTGAGCAATGG attttaaattacaaaagaGATTTTCCACCTGTTGATTATTCACTGAAGGTAAACTCATACACTTTGCTTTCGGAGTCAGAGACAGAAAAATATGATACCAAGGTCTTTGAAGCTGGAGGCCATAAATG GAGATTATCTTTTTACCCAAATGGAGACTTGAAAAATAATGGGAATGGTTACATCTCCCTCTATTTGGAAATTGTTGAGACAAACACTTATGCGCTTAATTGGGAGGTCACCGCTAACTTTAAATTTCTTGTTTATGACCAAATGGAGGACAACTATTTAACCATCCAAG TTGCTAATGGAGTTGTTAGGCGTTTTCATGCAATGAAGAAAGAATGGGGAATTGCACAGTTACTTCCACTTGAAACGTTTAAAAATCCTTCTTTAGGATATCTCGTTAATGACTCATGTGTATTTGGTGTGGACGTTGGTGTTGTAAACTGTAGTGGAAATTGGGAATCTATATCCATGACTAAGCAGCCAAAGAAAGGCACTTACACTTGGAAAATCGAAAACTTCTGTAGCTTAAATAAACCTTTTTGCTCTGAAGTGTTTAATGTCGAAGGATTAAATTG GAAGTTATTGATTCACCCAAACGGAGACAGTTCTCATCATGGTGTCAAGAACAAGTCATTCTCATTTTACTTAGAACTGGTAGATTGGGGAAGTCGTCAAATGAAGAAAGCAGTTTATGCAGAATACAATCTAAAAGTGTTGCACCAAGTCGATGATGATCAACATGTTGAACGAAAAG TTAGCCACTGGTTTAAGGACGATATTCTCAATTGGGGTTTTGCATGGTTTATGCCTTTGAAGAATCTCCGTGATGAGTCTAAAGGATCATTGTGA